A single Abyssisolibacter fermentans DNA region contains:
- a CDS encoding AAA family ATPase: MSFKIAVAGKGGTGKTSLTGLMIDYLVNNKKGPILAVDADANSNLNEVLGEEIEATIGEIREEVNNAEATGKEFPGGMLKADYFKYRLNTMVTEGNGYDMLVMGRTQGEGCYCYVNGILKTQLASLSGNYDYLVIDNEAGMEHLSRGVIKDIDLLFLISDCSRRGIQAAGRIKQLAKDLKIKVKNIFLIVNKAPQGEINDGIKSEIKNQDLDLIGVVPMDTNIYEYDSNGTPLVKLPKDSLARKSLETILSKVEIK, encoded by the coding sequence ATGAGTTTTAAAATAGCAGTAGCAGGAAAAGGTGGAACAGGTAAAACAAGTTTAACAGGGCTTATGATTGATTATCTAGTTAATAACAAAAAAGGTCCTATATTAGCTGTAGATGCTGATGCAAATTCTAATTTAAATGAAGTATTAGGAGAAGAAATAGAAGCAACTATTGGAGAAATAAGAGAAGAAGTTAATAATGCAGAGGCAACAGGCAAAGAATTTCCTGGCGGTATGTTAAAAGCAGATTACTTTAAGTACAGATTAAATACAATGGTTACTGAAGGAAATGGCTATGACATGTTAGTGATGGGAAGAACCCAAGGTGAAGGTTGTTACTGTTATGTTAATGGAATACTTAAAACTCAATTAGCATCACTATCTGGTAACTATGATTATTTGGTTATAGATAATGAGGCTGGTATGGAGCATTTAAGTAGAGGAGTTATTAAGGACATAGATTTATTATTCCTTATAAGTGATTGTTCAAGAAGAGGAATACAAGCTGCTGGCAGAATAAAACAACTAGCAAAAGATTTGAAAATAAAGGTAAAAAACATTTTTCTTATTGTTAATAAAGCACCACAAGGTGAAATTAATGATGGAATTAAATCTGAAATTAAGAATCAAGATTTAGATTTAATAGGAGTTGTTCCAATGGATACAAATATATATGAGTATGATAGTAATGGAACTCCATTGGTTAAGCTTCCAAAGGATTCTTTAGCAAGGAAATCACTAGAAACAATATTATCGAAGGTTGAGATTAAGTAG
- the acsD gene encoding acetyl-CoA decarbonylase/synthase complex subunit delta, whose product MALKKSVQKYSGRINELKIGTGEKEITLGGENAMAFHSFDGEINAPKIGMEILDINPEGWTNSLKDLYKDVAEDTVEWAKAVEEKYNPDFICLRLQGADPNGANKTVEECSELAKKVADSISTPLVIAGTGNHEKDGKLFEKAAEILDGKNVLLMSAVEENYKSVGAAGALAYNHKVGAESSVDINLAKQLNILLNQLGVKYEDIVMNVGCAAVGYGFEYLASTYDRIRLAAFGQNDKTLQMPIITPVSFETWNVKESIAPESEMPDWGCQEDRGIMMEISTAASVLAAGADAVVLRHPKSVETIREFVNELM is encoded by the coding sequence ATGGCATTGAAAAAGTCAGTTCAAAAATATTCTGGAAGAATAAATGAATTAAAAATTGGAACTGGAGAAAAAGAGATAACTTTAGGTGGAGAAAATGCAATGGCATTTCACAGCTTCGATGGTGAAATAAATGCACCTAAAATAGGCATGGAAATATTAGACATTAACCCAGAAGGATGGACTAATAGTTTAAAAGATTTATACAAAGATGTAGCAGAGGATACTGTAGAATGGGCAAAAGCAGTTGAAGAAAAATATAATCCTGATTTTATTTGTTTAAGATTACAAGGTGCAGACCCAAATGGAGCTAATAAAACTGTAGAAGAATGTAGCGAACTTGCAAAAAAAGTTGCTGATAGTATAAGCACTCCATTAGTTATTGCAGGAACAGGAAACCATGAAAAAGACGGAAAATTATTTGAAAAAGCAGCTGAAATTTTAGATGGAAAAAATGTATTATTGATGTCAGCTGTTGAAGAAAACTACAAAAGCGTAGGTGCAGCAGGTGCTTTAGCATATAATCACAAGGTTGGAGCAGAATCTTCAGTAGATATTAATTTAGCTAAACAGTTAAATATTTTATTAAATCAGCTTGGAGTAAAATATGAAGACATTGTAATGAACGTAGGATGTGCAGCAGTTGGTTATGGATTTGAATATCTAGCATCAACATATGATAGAATTCGACTTGCTGCGTTTGGTCAGAATGATAAAACATTACAAATGCCTATAATTACACCTGTTTCATTTGAAACATGGAATGTAAAAGAATCTATTGCACCTGAATCAGAAATGCCTGATTGGGGTTGTCAAGAAGATAGAGGTATAATGATGGAAATTTCAACAGCAGCAAGTGTACTTGCAGCAGGAGCTGATGCAGTAGTGCTTCGTCACCCTAAATCAGTTGAAACTATAAGAGAATTTGTAAATGAATTAATGTAG
- the acsC gene encoding acetyl-CoA decarbonylase/synthase complex subunit gamma — translation MALTGLDIFKLTPKKNCKDCGFPTCLAFAMKVATGAVEISKCPHMGQEALDKLAEATAPPMKTVKFGAGEAEYKLGGETVLYRHEKTFVNRNRYAVLISDSMSNEEIDSRLTNIEKVNYIRIGEEMHIEIAALKYTGNKDKYIELVNKVKAANLKVAYMLICEDAEVLKEAVELVKSENPIIYGANKENYEAMTEVAKENKLVLGLKADSLEELYEVTENVGKLGHKELILDAGSKSIKEAFENAVQIRRIALKDGDRTFGYPSVIFAGELANNNKYMETALASLFTIKYGSIIVLDDIEYAKALPLFALRQNIFTDPQRPMTVETKIYPINNPDENSPVLVTVDFALTYFIVSGEIERSKKPVWLVVPDAGGYSVLTAWAAGKFTGSSISNFIKESGIEEKTKSRKLLIPGKVAVLKGDIEDNLPEWEVVVAPNEAMHLPKFLKEM, via the coding sequence ATGGCTTTAACAGGATTGGATATATTTAAATTAACACCTAAAAAAAATTGTAAGGATTGTGGTTTTCCTACTTGTCTTGCATTTGCAATGAAGGTTGCAACAGGAGCAGTTGAAATAAGTAAATGCCCACATATGGGACAGGAAGCACTTGATAAACTTGCAGAGGCTACTGCACCACCAATGAAAACTGTAAAATTTGGAGCAGGTGAAGCTGAGTACAAGCTTGGAGGAGAAACAGTATTATATAGACATGAAAAAACTTTTGTAAACAGAAACAGATATGCAGTTTTAATAAGTGACAGCATGAGTAATGAAGAGATAGATAGTAGACTTACAAATATTGAAAAAGTTAACTATATAAGAATTGGTGAAGAAATGCATATTGAAATAGCTGCTTTAAAATATACTGGAAACAAGGACAAGTATATAGAGCTAGTTAATAAAGTAAAAGCAGCTAATTTAAAAGTTGCATATATGCTAATATGTGAAGATGCAGAAGTATTAAAAGAAGCTGTAGAATTAGTTAAATCAGAAAATCCAATTATATACGGTGCAAACAAAGAAAACTATGAGGCTATGACAGAGGTAGCAAAAGAGAATAAATTAGTTTTAGGATTAAAAGCTGACTCATTAGAAGAATTATATGAAGTAACAGAAAATGTTGGGAAGCTTGGACATAAAGAATTAATACTAGATGCAGGAAGTAAATCAATAAAAGAAGCTTTTGAAAATGCTGTACAGATTAGAAGAATAGCATTAAAAGATGGAGACAGAACATTTGGTTATCCATCAGTAATATTTGCTGGAGAACTAGCTAATAACAACAAATACATGGAAACTGCTTTAGCTTCATTATTTACAATTAAATATGGATCAATAATTGTTCTAGATGATATAGAATATGCAAAAGCATTACCATTATTTGCTTTAAGACAAAACATATTTACAGATCCACAAAGACCAATGACTGTTGAGACTAAGATATATCCAATAAACAATCCGGATGAGAATTCACCTGTATTAGTAACAGTTGACTTTGCATTAACTTATTTTATAGTTTCCGGAGAAATTGAAAGATCTAAAAAACCTGTATGGTTAGTAGTTCCTGATGCAGGAGGATATTCAGTTCTTACAGCATGGGCAGCAGGTAAATTTACAGGTTCATCAATCAGTAACTTTATAAAAGAATCAGGAATCGAGGAAAAAACAAAGTCAAGGAAGCTATTAATACCTGGTAAAGTTGCTGTGTTAAAAGGAGATATAGAAGACAATCTTCCTGAATGGGAAGTAGTTGTAGCTCCAAATGAAGCAATGCATTTACCAAAATTCTTAAAAGAAATGTAA
- the acsE gene encoding carbon monoxide dehydrogenase/acetyl-CoA synthase methytransferase subunit yields the protein MEKFMVIGERIHCISPTIRKALAERNPEPIIKRAKEQLEAGATYLDVNIGPAEKDGEEVMAWAVQLLQKEFDNVPLALDTVNKKAIEAGLKVYNRSKGKPIINSADAGERIEMIDLAAANDAMVVALCAKQGIPRDNDERIAYCTELLERAMGLGMEPTDVLFDPLFLVVKGMQDKQVEVLEAIKMISEMGLKTTGGLSNNSNGAPKEIRPIMDSATVAMAMQCGLTSAIVNPCDLRLMETIKTCDVIKGNTLYADSYLQL from the coding sequence ATGGAAAAATTTATGGTTATTGGAGAGAGAATACATTGTATTTCTCCTACTATTAGAAAAGCACTAGCAGAAAGAAATCCTGAGCCAATCATAAAGAGAGCTAAAGAACAGTTAGAAGCAGGAGCTACTTATTTAGATGTTAATATAGGACCAGCAGAAAAAGATGGAGAAGAAGTAATGGCTTGGGCAGTACAGCTTCTTCAAAAAGAATTCGACAATGTACCTTTAGCACTTGATACAGTAAATAAAAAAGCTATAGAAGCTGGTTTAAAAGTTTATAACAGGTCAAAAGGCAAACCAATTATAAACTCAGCTGATGCTGGAGAAAGAATAGAAATGATTGATTTAGCAGCAGCAAATGATGCAATGGTAGTAGCATTATGTGCAAAACAAGGTATACCAAGAGATAATGATGAGCGTATAGCTTATTGTACAGAGTTATTGGAAAGAGCTATGGGACTTGGAATGGAGCCAACAGATGTATTATTTGATCCATTATTCTTAGTTGTTAAAGGTATGCAAGATAAACAAGTTGAAGTTTTAGAAGCAATTAAAATGATTAGTGAGATGGGATTAAAAACAACTGGTGGATTAAGCAATAATTCAAACGGTGCACCAAAAGAAATTAGACCTATTATGGATTCTGCTACAGTTGCAATGGCTATGCAGTGTGGATTGACTTCAGCAATAGTAAATCCTTGTGATTTAAGATTAATGGAAACAATTAAAACTTGTGATGTTATAAAAGGAAATACTTTATACGCAGATTCTTATTTACAGTTATAA